Proteins from a single region of Synechococcus sp. WH 8109:
- a CDS encoding DUF1651 domain-containing protein, whose translation MIDSDDRWIWRFHRDQKGWIHEPKVFIDRGRRLPGDPPLQKERRHLRKAEAKQLWASLKTQGWKRLASPAWGDAIEL comes from the coding sequence CTGATTGACAGCGACGACCGCTGGATCTGGCGATTCCATCGCGATCAGAAAGGATGGATCCATGAGCCGAAGGTCTTTATCGACAGAGGCCGTCGCCTGCCTGGCGACCCTCCCCTGCAGAAGGAACGCCGACATCTGCGAAAGGCCGAAGCAAAGCAACTCTGGGCGTCCTTGAAGACCCAGGGCTGGAAGCGCCTCGCGTCTCCGGCCTGGGGCGACGCGATTGAACTTTGA
- a CDS encoding 2Fe-2S iron-sulfur cluster-binding protein: protein MASFNISIEGGASFSCPDDTYILDAAEEAGVDLPYSCRAGACSTCAGRLVSGSVDQTDQSFLDDDQIGQGFALLCVSYPTADCVIKANAEELLS, encoded by the coding sequence ATGGCCTCTTTCAACATCAGCATCGAGGGTGGTGCCAGCTTTTCGTGTCCTGATGACACGTACATCCTCGATGCAGCCGAGGAGGCCGGAGTTGATCTGCCCTATTCCTGCCGGGCAGGGGCCTGTTCCACCTGCGCCGGCCGTTTGGTGAGTGGCTCGGTGGATCAGACCGATCAGAGCTTTCTCGATGATGATCAGATCGGCCAGGGGTTTGCCCTCCTTTGTGTGAGCTACCCCACCGCTGATTGCGTGATCAAGGCCAACGCTGAAGAGTTGCTGTCTTGA
- a CDS encoding metal ABC transporter solute-binding protein, Zn/Mn family, whose translation MPLLNWNRSAAVLLTVLAVLLASCRSREQDVTADSRPKVLTTFTVLADLARNVAGDRLQVASIVKPGAEIHGYQPTPSDIERASKADLIVENGLGLELWAQRFTAAAGDVPTITLSKGMEPLLITEDAYSGKPNPHAWMSLQRTMGYVDHLERAFSQLDPAGAEDFAANASAYKAKLQALDEELRMAIAALPAQQRLLVSCEGAFTYLAEDYGLEEAYLWPVNAESEITPKRMARLIDTVRERQVPAIFCESTVSDKAQREVAAAAGARFGGTFYVDSLSPPDGPAPTLLELQRHNVDLIRKGLDLSESNR comes from the coding sequence TTGCCCCTGTTGAACTGGAACCGTTCGGCGGCAGTGCTGCTAACTGTGTTGGCTGTGCTGCTGGCCTCCTGCCGCAGCCGAGAGCAGGACGTCACTGCGGATTCGCGCCCCAAGGTGCTCACCACCTTCACGGTTTTGGCCGATCTGGCTCGCAATGTGGCGGGTGATCGGTTGCAGGTGGCTTCGATCGTCAAGCCCGGTGCCGAGATCCACGGTTACCAACCCACCCCCAGTGACATCGAGCGCGCTAGCAAGGCGGATCTGATTGTTGAGAACGGGTTGGGGCTGGAGTTGTGGGCCCAGCGTTTCACGGCTGCAGCGGGGGATGTGCCCACCATCACCCTTTCGAAGGGGATGGAGCCTCTGCTGATCACGGAGGACGCCTATTCCGGCAAGCCCAATCCCCATGCCTGGATGTCCCTCCAGCGCACGATGGGCTACGTGGACCATCTGGAGCGGGCCTTCAGCCAACTCGATCCGGCCGGGGCTGAGGACTTTGCCGCTAACGCATCTGCCTACAAAGCCAAGCTCCAGGCCCTCGATGAGGAGCTGCGCATGGCGATTGCTGCGCTGCCGGCCCAGCAACGGCTGCTGGTGAGTTGCGAGGGAGCCTTCACCTATCTGGCAGAAGATTACGGACTCGAGGAGGCCTACCTCTGGCCGGTGAACGCCGAAAGCGAGATCACACCCAAACGCATGGCACGGTTGATAGACACTGTGCGAGAGCGGCAGGTGCCAGCCATTTTTTGTGAAAGCACCGTGAGCGATAAAGCCCAACGGGAGGTGGCAGCGGCGGCAGGGGCGCGATTTGGTGGAACCTTTTACGTGGATTCCCTCTCGCCTCCGGATGGACCTGCACCCACCCTGTTGGAACTGCAGCGGCACAATGTAGATCTGATCCGCAAGGGCCTGGACCTGTCCGAGAGCAACCGCTGA
- a CDS encoding AbrB family transcriptional regulator, producing the protein MLTGAELLNRVKELGDCAKTDLARGCGYVVKKKDGSEQVKFTAFYEALLEAKGLSFSTGGSGVGKGGRKLSYKAVVQGNGNLLIGKAYTALLELQPGDEYEIKLGRKQIRLIPVGGSEEED; encoded by the coding sequence ATGCTTACCGGAGCTGAATTGCTCAACCGCGTCAAGGAACTTGGTGATTGCGCCAAAACAGATCTGGCCAGAGGTTGTGGTTACGTCGTCAAAAAGAAAGACGGCTCTGAACAGGTGAAATTCACCGCGTTCTACGAGGCTCTCCTGGAAGCCAAAGGCCTTTCGTTCTCCACCGGTGGATCCGGTGTGGGCAAAGGTGGCCGCAAGCTGTCCTACAAAGCTGTGGTTCAGGGCAACGGCAATCTGTTGATCGGTAAGGCCTACACCGCTCTACTGGAACTGCAGCCCGGCGATGAATATGAGATCAAGCTTGGACGAAAGCAGATCCGCTTGATTCCCGTTGGCGGATCCGAAGAAGAGGATTGA
- the nth gene encoding endonuclease III: MRRSERVEVILQRLHEQYPETPIPLDHSDPFTLLIAVLLSAQCTDKKVNEVTPALFAAGATPAAMAELEEEQILAFIRQLGLAKTKAKNVRRLAQILVTAYDGDVPQSFEELEALPGVGHKTASVVMAQAFGVPAFPVDTHIHRLAQRWGLSDGSSVGRTEQDLKRLFPKKYWNRLHLQIIFWGREFCTARGCDGTVCPMCRELYPKRRRPVITRKP, from the coding sequence GTGCGCAGGTCTGAGCGGGTGGAGGTGATCCTGCAGCGCCTCCACGAGCAGTACCCGGAAACACCCATCCCCCTGGATCACAGCGATCCTTTCACCCTGCTGATCGCTGTTCTGTTGAGTGCTCAATGCACCGACAAGAAAGTGAATGAGGTAACTCCCGCGCTGTTTGCCGCCGGGGCGACGCCTGCCGCCATGGCGGAACTCGAAGAGGAGCAGATCCTCGCTTTCATCCGGCAGCTCGGGCTGGCGAAAACCAAGGCCAAAAACGTGCGCCGCCTCGCCCAGATTCTGGTGACGGCCTACGACGGCGACGTTCCCCAGAGCTTTGAGGAGCTCGAAGCCTTACCCGGCGTGGGGCACAAAACAGCCAGCGTGGTTATGGCCCAGGCCTTCGGCGTGCCCGCCTTCCCCGTAGACACCCACATCCACCGGCTGGCCCAGCGCTGGGGATTGAGCGACGGCAGCAGTGTGGGGCGCACGGAACAGGATCTCAAGCGCCTCTTCCCCAAGAAGTACTGGAACCGACTGCACCTGCAGATCATCTTCTGGGGCCGTGAGTTCTGCACAGCGCGGGGCTGCGACGGAACCGTCTGCCCTATGTGCCGTGAGCTTTATCCGAAACGGCGCCGTCCTGTAATCACCCGCAAGCCCTGA
- a CDS encoding DUF1651 domain-containing protein gives MNTTQKRVVHFKPELNSKTMTWVSIRTYHYNPPRPPEPFIHHRVPHQNAIDTWSVMLKRGWRPCNAPIR, from the coding sequence GTGAACACAACCCAAAAGCGGGTGGTGCATTTCAAGCCTGAACTGAACTCAAAAACCATGACCTGGGTCTCGATCAGGACGTATCACTACAACCCGCCCCGACCACCGGAACCCTTCATCCATCACCGCGTTCCGCATCAGAACGCGATCGACACCTGGAGCGTGATGTTGAAACGGGGCTGGCGGCCCTGCAACGCTCCGATCCGCTGA
- a CDS encoding protein adenylyltransferase SelO family protein has translation MSTATFAEFAERADYSLLEALTADPEATADGDDHRPRQVLSGHYVPVTPTPIPEPLYLAHSRSLFSELGLSDDLAQDDQFCRMFSGDLGVATGPMRPWGWATGYALSIYGTEYTQQCPFGNGNGYGDGRAMSVFEGLFEGRRWEMQLKGGGPTPYCRGADGRAVLRSSVREFLAQEFMHALGVPTSRSLTLYVSHAETVRRPWYSENSRSMDPDVMVDNPAAISTRVAPSFLRVGQLELFARRARSEAHPRAHQELHQIVVHLIERNYRQEIDPGLSFSDQVVLLARLFRDRLTALVANWIRVGYCQGNFNSDNCAAGGFTLDYGPFGFCELFDPRFQPWTGGGAHFCFFNQPVAAQANYRMFWKSLRTLMEGKAEVQAQLDQLLEDFPAAMQEAMQRMWSSKLGLPSANDALVQELLQLLVESSADYSMVFRRLSDLPEQIGPLQDCFYLPLSAPLECQWNDWLLRWRAQWPSGVAPALISAGMRRVNPAITWREWLIAPAYQQAGEGDTSLMAELQQLFSTPYDTPSADLVARYDRLKPREFFSAGGVSHYSCSS, from the coding sequence ATGAGCACCGCCACGTTTGCTGAGTTCGCCGAACGGGCCGACTATTCCCTTCTGGAAGCCCTCACGGCTGACCCTGAGGCCACAGCGGATGGGGACGATCACCGTCCCCGCCAGGTGCTCTCCGGCCACTACGTGCCGGTGACGCCCACCCCGATCCCAGAGCCTCTATATCTGGCGCACAGCCGCAGCTTGTTCAGCGAGCTTGGTCTCAGCGACGACCTGGCCCAGGACGATCAGTTCTGCCGCATGTTTTCCGGCGATCTTGGTGTGGCCACCGGTCCGATGCGGCCCTGGGGCTGGGCCACCGGCTACGCCCTCTCGATCTATGGCACTGAGTACACCCAGCAGTGCCCCTTTGGAAATGGCAATGGCTACGGCGATGGCCGTGCCATGTCGGTGTTCGAGGGGTTGTTTGAAGGTCGCCGCTGGGAGATGCAGCTCAAAGGTGGTGGACCCACCCCCTACTGCCGTGGTGCTGATGGTCGCGCCGTGCTCCGCTCCAGCGTGCGTGAATTTCTGGCGCAGGAATTCATGCATGCCCTCGGTGTGCCCACCTCCCGCTCGTTGACGCTCTACGTCTCCCATGCCGAGACAGTCCGTCGCCCCTGGTACTCCGAGAACTCACGCTCGATGGACCCGGACGTGATGGTCGACAACCCTGCCGCCATCAGTACCCGGGTGGCGCCATCGTTTCTGCGGGTGGGTCAACTGGAGTTGTTCGCCCGCCGTGCCCGCAGTGAGGCCCATCCCCGGGCGCATCAGGAATTGCACCAGATCGTGGTGCACCTGATCGAACGCAATTACCGCCAGGAGATCGATCCCGGCCTGTCATTCAGCGATCAGGTTGTGCTGTTGGCGCGCTTGTTCCGTGATCGCCTCACGGCCCTGGTGGCCAACTGGATCCGGGTGGGTTATTGCCAGGGCAACTTCAACAGCGACAACTGCGCCGCCGGTGGCTTCACCCTCGACTACGGCCCGTTTGGCTTCTGCGAGCTGTTCGATCCGCGCTTTCAGCCCTGGACCGGTGGCGGCGCCCACTTCTGCTTCTTCAATCAGCCGGTGGCCGCGCAGGCCAACTACAGAATGTTCTGGAAATCCCTGCGCACGTTGATGGAGGGCAAGGCGGAGGTCCAGGCCCAACTGGATCAGTTGCTGGAGGATTTCCCCGCTGCCATGCAGGAGGCCATGCAACGGATGTGGAGCAGCAAACTCGGCCTGCCCAGTGCCAACGACGCCCTGGTGCAAGAGCTTTTGCAGCTCCTGGTGGAGTCCAGCGCCGATTATTCGATGGTGTTCCGCCGCTTGTCGGATCTGCCCGAGCAGATCGGTCCGCTGCAGGACTGTTTCTATCTGCCCCTTTCGGCACCTCTCGAATGCCAATGGAACGACTGGTTGCTCCGCTGGCGTGCCCAGTGGCCCAGTGGTGTTGCCCCGGCTCTGATCTCCGCTGGTATGCGGCGGGTCAATCCGGCGATTACCTGGCGCGAATGGTTGATCGCTCCGGCCTACCAGCAGGCCGGCGAAGGCGACACCTCCCTGATGGCTGAACTGCAGCAGCTGTTCAGCACGCCCTATGACACCCCTTCCGCCGATTTGGTGGCCCGCTACGACCGCTTGAAACCGCGGGAGTTCTTCAGTGCGGGTGGGGTGTCCCACTACAGCTGTTCGTCTTGA
- a CDS encoding SDR family oxidoreductase, which produces MVGNFGIVGCGYVGSAVATHLRRQGHEVVGTTTSPGRLAALCDLVDHPRLYSAGDPMADSSFLNRLDGVLIAMAPTTATFEEDQYEKVYGQAVPALIEALHQRQGRRPLHVTYLSSAGVYGDQAGAICSELTPPDCSNNANALLASAETSVLSLNDASTQSCVLRLGGIYGPGKDIPSYIRSAAGQPVRKNGNHINAWVHLHDIIRGVDFAFGRRLQGIYNLVDDLQFTRRQLSNALCDDFGLPPVIWDNHDRPGARIFNARVSNARLREIGFQLSVSSMLDPVAA; this is translated from the coding sequence ATGGTGGGCAATTTCGGGATTGTGGGTTGTGGATATGTCGGATCCGCTGTCGCCACCCATCTCAGGCGCCAGGGCCATGAGGTTGTCGGCACCACTACAAGCCCCGGACGATTGGCTGCACTCTGCGATCTGGTCGACCATCCCCGCCTCTACAGCGCTGGCGATCCGATGGCGGATTCCAGCTTCTTAAATCGGCTCGATGGGGTTCTTATTGCGATGGCGCCCACCACCGCCACCTTTGAAGAAGATCAGTATGAGAAGGTTTATGGTCAGGCGGTTCCGGCCCTTATTGAGGCGCTGCATCAGCGCCAGGGACGGCGACCGCTGCATGTGACCTACCTGAGCAGTGCAGGGGTGTATGGCGATCAGGCCGGCGCGATCTGCAGTGAGCTGACCCCTCCGGATTGTTCGAACAACGCCAACGCTCTTCTGGCCAGCGCCGAGACGTCTGTTCTTTCCTTGAACGACGCTTCAACCCAGTCCTGTGTGCTGCGGCTCGGTGGTATCTACGGTCCTGGCAAGGACATCCCTTCGTATATCCGCAGTGCTGCTGGGCAGCCGGTTCGCAAAAACGGCAATCACATCAATGCTTGGGTTCATCTTCACGACATCATTCGCGGTGTTGACTTTGCCTTCGGCCGGCGGCTCCAAGGCATCTACAACCTTGTGGATGATCTCCAGTTCACCCGGCGTCAGCTTTCCAATGCCTTGTGTGATGACTTCGGATTGCCCCCTGTGATCTGGGACAACCACGATCGCCCCGGTGCACGCATCTTCAATGCCCGTGTCAGCAACGCCCGGCTGCGTGAAATCGGATTTCAGCTCAGCGTCAGCTCCATGCTGGACCCTGTTGCGGCCTGA
- a CDS encoding DCC1-like thiol-disulfide oxidoreductase family protein codes for MLLTLIYDGGCPFCREFALRSELQAGAPNLRIVDGRADHKIRRELNALGLPLRNGAVLIEGKQKWHGSEAIAELSRRMNPSDPLLGLLAKLFSDNQRSALAYPALLAARRLALATRGLSVDPDQARSR; via the coding sequence ATGCTGTTGACCCTCATCTACGACGGCGGATGCCCATTCTGTCGAGAGTTCGCCCTCCGCAGTGAGCTCCAGGCGGGTGCTCCCAACCTGCGCATTGTTGACGGGCGCGCCGATCACAAGATCCGTCGCGAGCTCAATGCCCTCGGACTGCCTCTGCGCAATGGCGCCGTGCTAATCGAAGGGAAGCAAAAGTGGCATGGCAGCGAAGCCATTGCAGAACTCAGCCGGCGCATGAACCCCAGCGATCCCCTGCTCGGACTGCTGGCCAAGCTGTTCAGTGACAACCAACGTTCAGCACTGGCTTATCCAGCCCTGTTGGCAGCCCGGCGCCTGGCCCTCGCCACCCGCGGGCTGAGCGTTGACCCGGATCAAGCTCGATCACGCTGA
- a CDS encoding uridine kinase, producing MSGAVPLVCICGPSAAGKTTLAARLAEQLSARGRHPLLISCDDYYRCGWSPSSRYGFDTVDAIDADQLRLQLSAVRYRQLNALRIYDMRSRKVSSRLLQHPYDLVLVEGSYGPQHLLGAVPISLVVYVETLLLQRLIKRLWRDVRERQRPASYVIRQMLRQMLPGERRFIQPLKCRADLVVRGYNFDLEPILSRIG from the coding sequence TTGTCTGGGGCAGTTCCTCTGGTGTGCATCTGCGGGCCGTCTGCGGCTGGCAAAACAACCCTGGCCGCCCGTCTGGCCGAGCAGCTGAGTGCCAGGGGCCGTCATCCCCTGCTGATCTCCTGCGACGACTACTACCGCTGTGGTTGGTCTCCCAGCTCGCGCTATGGCTTTGACACGGTCGATGCTATTGACGCGGATCAGCTGAGGTTGCAACTCAGCGCTGTTCGCTACCGCCAGTTGAACGCGCTGCGCATTTACGACATGCGCAGCCGCAAGGTCAGCTCCAGGTTGTTGCAGCACCCCTATGACCTGGTTCTGGTGGAAGGCTCCTACGGGCCACAGCATCTGTTGGGCGCTGTGCCCATCTCGCTGGTCGTATACGTCGAAACCCTACTTCTTCAGAGGTTGATCAAACGTCTCTGGCGTGATGTTCGCGAAAGGCAGAGGCCGGCTTCGTACGTGATTCGCCAGATGCTGCGCCAAATGCTCCCGGGTGAGCGTCGCTTCATTCAACCTTTGAAGTGCCGCGCAGATCTTGTTGTTCGGGGCTACAACTTTGATCTGGAGCCGATTCTCAGCAGAATTGGATAG
- a CDS encoding glycosyltransferase family 2 protein, with the protein MTLALLEPLLFLSAAGSAAAGLLILQLGLQRVFSVAPRLKPGQDVAAPDTSLTVVIPAFNEAHNIEACVASVLANQPPCRDWSVVVVDDESSDATVENALRAGSAAPHFRLIQAGPRPVNERWVGKNWACSRGVEQLSSEWLLFIDADVRLKPDALKRALAQALDEQADLLSLAPRLSCGCLAEWMVQPIMASLLGLGFPILETNDPASPVAFAAGPFMLFKASTYAQIGGHRALAGEVVEDLALARAIKGGGHRLRYLLGLDAVDLRMYRDLAALWEGWTKNWFLGLDRDPVKAFGAAFVVVLMFTMPWLLLPASLVLLWLQPLLASAWWWLMGLASLAILQQLLLRLWTRSNFEVPLSYWWLMGAGGLLVGAIGPISIWRTRTGRGWTWKGRALN; encoded by the coding sequence TTGACTCTTGCCCTGCTTGAGCCCCTGCTGTTTCTTTCTGCGGCTGGTTCGGCTGCAGCGGGATTGCTGATCCTTCAGTTGGGGCTGCAACGAGTGTTTTCAGTAGCACCGCGCTTGAAACCGGGCCAAGACGTTGCTGCTCCGGACACCTCGCTGACCGTGGTGATCCCCGCCTTCAACGAGGCCCACAACATTGAGGCCTGTGTCGCAAGCGTTCTGGCCAATCAGCCCCCTTGCCGGGACTGGTCGGTGGTGGTGGTGGATGACGAGTCCAGCGATGCAACGGTGGAGAACGCCCTCCGCGCTGGCTCTGCAGCGCCCCACTTCCGCCTGATCCAAGCCGGCCCCAGGCCCGTCAACGAACGCTGGGTGGGCAAGAACTGGGCTTGCAGCAGGGGCGTTGAACAGCTCTCCAGCGAGTGGCTGTTGTTCATCGATGCCGATGTTCGTCTCAAGCCCGATGCCCTAAAACGGGCCCTGGCTCAGGCCCTTGATGAGCAGGCTGATCTGCTGAGCCTGGCGCCGCGGTTGAGTTGCGGATGCTTGGCAGAATGGATGGTGCAGCCGATCATGGCCAGCCTGCTGGGCCTCGGCTTTCCCATCCTCGAAACCAACGACCCGGCATCGCCGGTCGCGTTTGCGGCAGGGCCGTTCATGTTGTTCAAGGCCTCCACCTACGCGCAGATCGGTGGTCACCGGGCCTTAGCTGGCGAGGTGGTGGAAGATCTGGCCCTCGCCCGCGCCATCAAGGGAGGAGGCCATCGGCTGCGTTATCTCCTGGGGCTTGATGCGGTCGATCTGAGGATGTACCGCGACCTCGCGGCGCTTTGGGAGGGCTGGACCAAGAACTGGTTTCTGGGCTTGGACCGGGATCCCGTGAAAGCCTTTGGCGCCGCTTTTGTGGTGGTGTTGATGTTCACCATGCCATGGCTGTTGCTGCCGGCATCGCTCGTGCTGCTATGGCTCCAACCCCTGCTGGCTTCGGCTTGGTGGTGGTTGATGGGCCTGGCGAGCTTGGCCATCCTTCAACAGCTGCTGCTAAGGCTGTGGACGCGCAGCAACTTTGAGGTGCCCCTCAGCTACTGGTGGCTGATGGGAGCCGGTGGGTTGCTGGTGGGTGCGATTGGCCCCATCTCGATCTGGCGCACCCGCACGGGACGCGGTTGGACCTGGAAAGGAAGGGCTCTGAATTAG
- a CDS encoding RNA-binding protein encodes MTIFIGNLSWDAEREDLIHLFGQYGEVSKCSLPLDRETGRKRGFAFVDLSSEADEQSAIDDLQNVEWMGRAISVRKAEPRR; translated from the coding sequence TTGACGATCTTTATCGGAAATCTCTCCTGGGACGCTGAGCGGGAGGATCTCATTCATCTGTTCGGTCAGTACGGCGAAGTGAGCAAATGCTCCTTGCCCCTCGACCGGGAGACGGGCCGCAAGCGTGGTTTCGCTTTTGTGGACCTCAGCAGCGAAGCCGATGAGCAGTCGGCAATCGACGACCTGCAGAACGTTGAGTGGATGGGTCGCGCCATCTCCGTTCGCAAAGCCGAACCCCGCCGCTGA
- a CDS encoding metal ABC transporter ATP-binding protein, protein MRIQADQLCVDYNGTVALYDASLHLPAGCICGLVGMNGAGKSTFFKALTGFVRPSRGRIRINGSSVAEAQRHQAVAYVPQSEGVDAQFPVSVWDVVMMGRYGAMNPLRIPRSSDRVAVRDALTRVDLLELADRPLGTLSGGQRKRTFLARAIAQRADLLLLDEPFNGVDVRTEQLMAQLFLQFRDEGRTILISTHDLGHVRDFCDLVVLINKTVLAYGETSEVFTPENLAMTFGGVPPDLLTGNSSPEETF, encoded by the coding sequence ATGCGCATTCAGGCCGACCAGCTCTGTGTGGACTACAACGGCACCGTTGCCCTGTACGACGCCAGCCTGCACCTGCCAGCCGGTTGCATCTGCGGTCTGGTGGGCATGAACGGTGCTGGCAAATCGACATTCTTCAAGGCCCTTACTGGGTTTGTGCGCCCCTCACGCGGCAGGATCCGGATCAACGGCAGCAGCGTTGCAGAAGCCCAGCGTCATCAAGCGGTGGCCTATGTGCCCCAGAGCGAAGGGGTGGATGCCCAGTTCCCCGTGTCGGTGTGGGATGTGGTGATGATGGGCCGATACGGCGCGATGAATCCTTTGCGGATTCCCCGCAGCTCGGATCGTGTCGCTGTGCGAGATGCCTTGACCCGGGTTGATCTGCTGGAGCTGGCCGATCGTCCCCTTGGCACCCTCTCCGGTGGTCAGCGTAAGCGCACTTTCCTGGCTCGAGCCATCGCCCAGCGCGCTGATTTGTTGCTCCTGGATGAGCCCTTCAATGGGGTTGATGTGCGCACTGAGCAGCTGATGGCCCAGCTGTTTCTTCAGTTCCGCGACGAGGGCCGCACGATCCTGATCTCCACCCACGACCTGGGCCACGTTCGTGATTTCTGCGATCTGGTGGTTCTGATCAACAAGACCGTTCTCGCCTACGGGGAAACCTCGGAAGTGTTCACCCCCGAGAACCTCGCCATGACCTTCGGTGGCGTGCCGCCTGATCTGCTGACGGGCAACAGCTCTCCGGAGGAGACGTTCTAA
- a CDS encoding DUF3303 domain-containing protein, with amino-acid sequence MQHYLIVWTFPTVEGAWESCPGFADYINSGAPGDAFDGFALKYRVCEPISGSGVAIAVASDIGKVWAHLGPWIKDFGIQFEVTAVVSDAEFAAMWPMVEAAASVS; translated from the coding sequence GTGCAGCACTACTTGATCGTTTGGACGTTCCCGACCGTTGAGGGTGCCTGGGAGTCGTGCCCTGGCTTTGCTGACTACATCAACTCGGGAGCACCGGGAGATGCTTTCGACGGTTTTGCTCTCAAATACCGCGTTTGCGAACCGATCAGCGGTAGTGGTGTCGCCATTGCCGTTGCCAGTGACATCGGCAAGGTGTGGGCGCATCTCGGGCCCTGGATCAAGGACTTCGGCATTCAGTTCGAGGTCACTGCCGTGGTGTCCGATGCCGAATTTGCTGCGATGTGGCCGATGGTGGAAGCTGCAGCATCCGTCAGCTAA
- a CDS encoding DUF924 family protein: MSADDVLEFWFQQCRPWQWFRRCDSFDALVRARFVQAVELALAGELDHWSCGPSSGLALVLLLDQFTRQIWRGQAHAFAGDPQALKLSLAALERGWIAAESQRPQRHFWLMPLLHSEDISVVAKAIPLLEHFADVATADVARRHLLQLQCFGRYPHRNAALGRVSSTEEVVFMQQSQR; this comes from the coding sequence TTGAGCGCAGACGACGTTCTGGAGTTCTGGTTTCAGCAGTGCCGTCCCTGGCAGTGGTTTCGTCGCTGCGACAGCTTCGATGCTCTGGTGCGAGCACGATTCGTGCAGGCCGTTGAGCTCGCCCTCGCTGGAGAGCTGGACCACTGGAGCTGTGGCCCAAGCAGTGGTCTGGCCCTAGTGCTGCTGCTGGATCAGTTCACCCGTCAGATCTGGCGGGGCCAGGCCCACGCCTTCGCCGGAGATCCTCAGGCTCTGAAGCTGAGCCTGGCAGCGCTGGAGCGGGGATGGATCGCAGCGGAATCGCAACGACCGCAGCGGCACTTCTGGCTGATGCCTCTTTTGCACAGCGAAGACATCAGCGTTGTGGCTAAAGCCATCCCTTTGCTGGAGCACTTCGCAGACGTTGCCACCGCCGATGTTGCCCGCCGCCATCTCCTTCAGCTGCAGTGCTTTGGCCGCTATCCCCATCGCAATGCTGCTCTTGGACGGGTGAGTTCAACGGAGGAAGTGGTGTTTATGCAGCAATCACAACGTTGA